Proteins found in one Pocillopora verrucosa isolate sample1 chromosome 12, ASM3666991v2, whole genome shotgun sequence genomic segment:
- the LOC136277530 gene encoding uncharacterized protein, which translates to MMVNRLKLNKDKTELLVISAKHLPRPLLHEISVAGETIPSVQKARNIGTMFDSHFCFKDHITDICKSSFYHLRNISYIRKYLSATTTELLVHMFVSSKLDYCNSLLYGLPAYAIKRLQHVQNAAARLVTLTKKHDHITPVLFNLHWLPVNQRIIFKILLITYKALNNLAPSYICDLLTSYTPSRQLRSSFKHLLVSPSYNLKTYGARSFSVAAPSLWNALPSEIRNAQSVSVFKRRLKTLLFRKAFYN; encoded by the coding sequence ATGATGGTTAATcgtcttaaattaaataaagacaaaactgaattattgGTAATTTCCGCTAAACATCTTCCAAGACCACTCCTTCACGAAATTTCAGTTGCTGGTGAGACTATTCCTTCCGTGCAAAAGGCGAGGAATATCGGCACTATGTTCGACagccatttttgctttaaggatcatattactgacatttgtaaatcttcattttatcatttgcgaAATATTAGCTATATCAGGAAATATCTTTCAGCGACCACTACTGAATTGCTGGTTCATATGTTTGTATCTTCGAAGCTGGATTACTGTAATTCCCTTTTGTATGGCCTACCAGCCTACGCTATAAAAAGGCTACAACACGTCCAGAATGCCGCGGCGCGCCTCGTCACACTTACAAAAAAGCATGATCACATTACGCctgttcttttcaatcttcattgGCTTCCCGTTAACCAacgtattatttttaagattttacttatAACCTACAAGGCACTTAACAACCTGGCACCGTCGTACATTTGTGATCTGCTTACATCTTACACCCCATCGCGTCAACTACGCTCATCATTCAAGCACCTTCTGGTTTCTCCATCctataacttgaaaacatatggCGCAAGATCCTTTTCTGtagcagcaccatcattatggaatgctttgccaagtgaaattagaaatgctcagtctgtgtctgtttttaaacgtagattaaaaactttactctttagaaaagccttttataattaa